A single region of the Pseudomonas sp. VD-NE ins genome encodes:
- the flgA gene encoding flagellar basal body P-ring formation chaperone FlgA: protein MNAQTTFFRRLTSPLRRGLCVASAICCFFAGSPAIADAVTLPDMLIGVTQGFLEFTVEDYLATSQTEGRYEIEVNQLDPRMRMPMCDKELTATLESPARPLGRVTVKVRCEGASPWTVFVPAQVRLFREIVTTTRPLKRAGIIEPQDVTLRERDVSTINQGFLTSVDEAIGQKLTRPTVADQVITLVHLEQAEVIRKGDQVVITARSGTLAVRMPGEALANGGLKEQIRVKNLNSQRVIKAQVTAPGQVEVAM, encoded by the coding sequence ATGAACGCTCAAACGACATTTTTTCGACGCCTGACATCTCCCCTCCGCAGAGGGCTTTGTGTAGCGTCCGCCATTTGCTGCTTTTTCGCTGGCAGCCCTGCCATTGCTGATGCGGTTACCTTGCCTGACATGCTTATCGGCGTCACTCAGGGCTTTCTTGAGTTCACCGTAGAAGACTATCTGGCTACCAGTCAAACGGAAGGCCGCTACGAAATCGAAGTCAACCAGCTCGACCCCCGTATGCGCATGCCTATGTGCGACAAGGAATTGACAGCGACTTTGGAGAGCCCGGCACGGCCGTTGGGCCGGGTTACCGTGAAGGTTCGCTGCGAAGGCGCCTCGCCCTGGACCGTGTTCGTGCCCGCTCAAGTCCGCCTGTTTCGCGAGATTGTGACCACCACCCGACCGCTGAAACGTGCGGGGATTATCGAACCACAGGACGTGACCCTGCGTGAGCGCGACGTGAGCACGATCAACCAAGGCTTCCTGACGTCGGTAGACGAAGCGATCGGGCAGAAATTAACCCGACCAACGGTAGCCGATCAGGTCATTACCCTGGTTCATCTGGAACAGGCCGAAGTCATTCGCAAGGGCGATCAAGTGGTCATCACCGCCCGCAGCGGCACGCTCGCCGTGCGCATGCCCGGGGAAGCGCTGGCCAATGGCGGTTTGAAAGAGCAGATCCGCGTGAAAAACCTCAACTCGCAACGGGTCATCAAGGCGCAAGTCACCGCGCCGGGCCAAGTGGAAGTCGCGATGTAG
- a CDS encoding HAMP domain-containing sensor histidine kinase, protein MNHDEQALDFSTVIASTVHDMKNSLAMLMQAHSQWLARLPEAQRQGTEQGVIDFEFAHLNSMLVQLLGLYKLGVNQLPLQPAYHELDDFIEAQLAAHQEVFASRGIMATYEVDPLSPLGFFDRELIASVLGNCINNAIRYARESLLITVSDEAGQLVLTINDDGDGYPAEMLERQADYVQGINHSSGSTGLGLYFANRIAALHQRNGVEGRTEIRNGGPLGGGVFSLYLP, encoded by the coding sequence ATGAACCACGACGAGCAAGCTCTGGATTTTTCTACGGTGATCGCCTCCACCGTCCACGATATGAAGAACTCGCTGGCCATGTTGATGCAGGCCCACAGCCAATGGCTTGCGCGTTTGCCTGAAGCGCAGCGCCAAGGCACGGAGCAGGGCGTGATCGACTTTGAGTTCGCCCACCTCAACAGCATGCTGGTGCAGTTGCTCGGGCTGTACAAGCTCGGCGTCAACCAGTTGCCGCTGCAACCGGCGTATCACGAACTCGATGACTTTATCGAGGCACAACTGGCGGCGCATCAAGAGGTGTTTGCCAGTCGCGGGATCATGGCGACTTATGAAGTCGATCCGCTGAGCCCATTGGGCTTCTTCGATCGAGAGCTGATTGCTTCGGTGTTGGGCAACTGCATCAACAATGCGATTCGCTATGCCCGCGAGTCGTTGCTGATCACTGTCAGCGACGAGGCCGGGCAACTGGTTCTGACCATCAACGACGACGGCGACGGTTACCCGGCCGAGATGCTCGAGCGTCAGGCCGATTATGTGCAAGGCATCAATCACAGCAGCGGCAGCACCGGACTGGGTTTGTATTTCGCCAATCGCATCGCGGCGCTGCATCAGCGCAACGGCGTCGAAGGGCGTACCGAAATCCGCAATGGCGGACCGCTTGGCGGCGGGGTGTTCAGCCTTTATCTGCCGTGA
- a CDS encoding chemotaxis protein CheV codes for MAGVMDSVNQRTQLVGQNRLELLLFRLDGQQLYGINVFKVREVLQCPSLTLMPKSSPVVCGVANIRGATIPILDLAMATGSGALKDKNNPFVIITEYNTKTQGFLVRSVERIVNMNWEEIHPPPKGTGRDHYLTAVTRVDNQLVEIIDVEKVLAEVAPTPEAISVGVVDVETQTKALSLRVLTVDDSSVARKQVTRCLQTIGVEVIALNDGKQALDYLRKLVDEGKKPEEEFLMMISDIEMPEMDGYTLTAEIRADPRMQKLHIILHTSLSGVFNQAMVKKVGADDFLAKFRPDDLASRVVDRIKAADIS; via the coding sequence ATGGCTGGTGTAATGGATTCGGTGAACCAGCGCACGCAACTGGTAGGGCAGAATCGCCTGGAGCTGTTGTTGTTCCGTCTCGACGGTCAGCAGCTCTATGGAATCAACGTGTTCAAGGTGCGGGAAGTGTTGCAGTGCCCGTCGCTGACGTTGATGCCCAAGTCCAGTCCTGTCGTGTGCGGGGTGGCAAATATCCGGGGGGCGACCATTCCGATCCTTGATCTGGCAATGGCCACCGGTTCTGGAGCGTTGAAGGACAAGAACAACCCGTTTGTGATCATCACGGAGTACAACACCAAGACCCAGGGTTTCCTGGTCCGCTCGGTGGAGCGCATCGTCAACATGAACTGGGAAGAGATTCATCCACCGCCCAAGGGCACGGGTCGCGATCATTACCTGACCGCTGTGACTCGGGTGGACAATCAGTTAGTCGAAATCATCGACGTCGAGAAAGTGCTGGCGGAAGTTGCGCCGACACCGGAAGCGATTTCGGTGGGCGTGGTCGATGTCGAGACCCAGACCAAGGCACTGTCGTTGCGTGTCTTGACGGTCGATGACTCATCGGTAGCGCGCAAGCAGGTCACACGTTGCCTGCAGACGATTGGCGTCGAAGTGATCGCGCTGAACGACGGCAAGCAAGCGCTGGATTACCTGCGCAAGCTGGTCGACGAAGGCAAAAAGCCGGAAGAAGAGTTTCTGATGATGATCTCCGACATCGAGATGCCGGAGATGGACGGATACACTTTGACGGCCGAGATTCGCGCTGACCCGCGCATGCAAAAGCTTCATATCATCCTGCATACTTCGTTGTCCGGGGTATTCAATCAGGCGATGGTCAAGAAAGTCGGTGCTGATGACTTTCTGGCCAAATTCCGTCCTGATGACCTGGCATCCCGGGTAGTCGACCGGATCAAAGCAGCAGATATCAGCTAG
- a CDS encoding glutamine synthetase family protein, whose amino-acid sequence MTAEGFLEGRRLQLARGVLLQCIMGGYPAARFYGSDDGDLALVAEPTQIHRLPWSDSPRALAICDADELTGESSNLSTRGQLKKVIARYAARGLAPVVATELEFFVFAPNTDPSQPFRPPVGLDGRREDGQSAFSISSNNGLRPFFNEVYKCMAALGLPRDTFMHEMGVSQFEINLLHGDPLLLADQTFLFKHLLKEVALKHGLTVVCMAKPLAHTPGSSMHIHQSIVDINSGKNVFSDENGQPTAMFRHFIGGQQAGMAEFTALFAPNVNSYQRLCHPYASPNNACWSHDNRAAGLRIPASSPVARRVENRLPGADANPYLAIAASLAAGLHGIEHELEPTEAIQGEFEVPDNLSLPCTLHAALERLKRSQLARELFGQEFIEGYIASKTMELTSFFDEITPWERRVLAAQA is encoded by the coding sequence ATGACCGCCGAGGGGTTCCTCGAAGGGCGGCGTTTGCAACTGGCGCGGGGCGTGCTGTTGCAATGCATCATGGGCGGTTACCCGGCCGCGCGGTTTTACGGCAGCGATGACGGAGACCTGGCACTGGTCGCCGAACCGACCCAGATCCATCGCTTGCCGTGGAGTGACTCCCCGCGCGCCCTGGCCATTTGCGACGCCGATGAACTGACCGGCGAAAGCTCCAATCTGTCGACACGGGGTCAACTCAAGAAAGTCATTGCCCGTTACGCCGCGCGCGGTCTCGCACCGGTGGTGGCGACCGAGCTGGAATTCTTTGTCTTTGCCCCCAACACCGATCCGAGCCAACCGTTCCGCCCGCCAGTCGGTCTCGACGGTCGCCGCGAGGATGGCCAATCCGCGTTCAGCATCAGCTCCAATAACGGTCTGCGGCCATTCTTCAACGAAGTCTATAAATGCATGGCGGCACTCGGACTGCCGCGCGATACCTTCATGCACGAAATGGGTGTCAGCCAGTTCGAGATCAATCTGCTGCACGGCGATCCGCTGTTGCTCGCCGACCAGACATTCCTCTTCAAACACCTGCTCAAGGAAGTCGCGCTCAAGCATGGCCTGACCGTGGTGTGCATGGCCAAACCACTGGCGCATACGCCGGGCAGTTCGATGCATATTCACCAGAGCATCGTCGACATCAACAGTGGCAAGAATGTGTTCAGTGACGAAAACGGCCAGCCGACGGCGATGTTCCGCCACTTCATTGGTGGTCAGCAGGCGGGCATGGCCGAGTTCACCGCACTGTTTGCACCGAATGTGAACTCCTATCAGCGTCTGTGCCACCCGTACGCCTCACCGAATAACGCCTGCTGGTCCCATGACAATCGCGCCGCCGGTTTGCGTATTCCCGCCAGTTCGCCGGTCGCTCGTCGCGTGGAAAACCGTTTGCCGGGCGCCGACGCTAACCCGTATCTGGCGATTGCGGCCAGCCTGGCCGCTGGCTTGCACGGTATCGAGCATGAGTTGGAGCCGACGGAAGCCATTCAGGGCGAGTTCGAAGTGCCGGACAACCTTTCGCTGCCGTGTACCTTGCACGCCGCGCTCGAACGTCTGAAACGTAGCCAATTGGCGAGGGAACTGTTCGGACAGGAGTTCATCGAAGGCTACATCGCTTCGAAGACCATGGAGTTGACCAGCTTCTTTGATGAAATCACTCCCTGGGAACGTCGTGTTCTAGCAGCCCAGGCCTGA
- the flgE gene encoding flagellar hook protein FlgE: MSFNIGLSGLYAANKQLDVTGNNIANVATAGFKSSRAEFEDVYSATRLGTGSKVIGNGVRLANVSQQFTQGDINNTGNVLDMGINGSGFFTMSNNGSISYTRAGTFKVDDAGFITNTDYTSRLQGYAVDSSGKIIKGVLTDLKIDTSNLAPKSTSAVASSINLNSSAKVIVDTGATAVKFDPSKVETYTESFSTPIYDTQGNKHNMDQYVVKTGENTWKVYTLVDGRNPDATGSNPVTVPPTASTLTFDSSGKLLQVSTPAPVAGDPAVISSDLTLKNWVPGTVTNGNFTPNGAAANPNGVTVSLAKTTQYNADTSRTIPTQDGYATGQITNLTIDGTGTLFANFSNNQNKAIGQVALASFTNEQGLQAVGGTSWKETFASGIPGYDAPETGTLGSIQSNSLEESNVNLTNELVDLIKGQSNYQANAKTISTQSTIMQTIIQMT; the protein is encoded by the coding sequence ATGTCTTTCAATATCGGCCTTAGCGGTCTCTATGCAGCCAACAAACAACTGGACGTGACGGGCAACAACATCGCCAACGTCGCGACCGCCGGTTTCAAATCGTCCCGCGCAGAATTCGAAGACGTTTACTCGGCAACCCGTCTGGGCACCGGCAGCAAAGTCATCGGCAACGGTGTGCGCCTGGCCAACGTTTCCCAGCAGTTCACCCAGGGTGACATCAACAACACCGGCAACGTGTTGGACATGGGCATCAACGGTTCCGGCTTCTTCACCATGAGCAACAACGGCTCGATTTCCTACACCCGTGCCGGTACTTTCAAAGTCGACGACGCCGGTTTCATCACCAACACCGACTACACCTCGCGCCTGCAAGGTTACGCTGTGGATTCCAGCGGCAAGATCATCAAGGGCGTGTTGACCGACCTTAAGATCGACACCTCGAACCTGGCGCCGAAGTCCACGTCGGCCGTGGCTTCGAGCATCAACCTGAACTCATCGGCAAAGGTGATCGTTGATACGGGCGCCACCGCTGTCAAGTTCGACCCGTCCAAGGTCGAGACTTACACCGAGTCGTTCAGCACCCCGATCTATGACACCCAGGGCAACAAGCACAACATGGATCAGTATGTTGTGAAGACGGGCGAAAACACCTGGAAGGTGTATACGCTGGTCGATGGGCGTAACCCGGACGCGACCGGTAGTAATCCGGTGACTGTCCCACCCACTGCTTCGACTCTGACGTTCGACAGTTCCGGCAAGCTGCTTCAGGTCAGCACTCCTGCCCCTGTTGCAGGTGATCCTGCGGTGATCAGCAGCGATCTGACACTGAAAAACTGGGTGCCGGGCACCGTGACCAATGGCAACTTCACGCCTAACGGCGCGGCTGCCAACCCGAATGGCGTGACCGTTTCCCTGGCCAAGACCACTCAGTACAACGCGGATACCTCGCGTACGATCCCGACTCAGGATGGTTACGCCACTGGCCAGATCACCAACCTGACCATCGACGGTACCGGTACGCTGTTCGCCAACTTCAGCAACAACCAGAACAAGGCGATCGGCCAGGTTGCACTGGCCAGCTTCACCAACGAACAAGGTCTGCAAGCCGTGGGCGGCACCAGCTGGAAGGAAACCTTCGCTTCGGGTATCCCGGGTTATGACGCGCCGGAAACCGGCACACTGGGTTCCATCCAGTCGAACTCGCTGGAAGAGTCGAACGTGAACCTGACCAATGAGCTGGTGGACCTGATCAAGGGCCAGAGCAACTATCAGGCGAACGCGAAGACCATTTCCACTCAGAGCACCATCATGCAGACCATCATTCAGATGACCTGA
- a CDS encoding flagellar regulator YcgR PilZN domain-containing protein yields MSNALSADDAPQPPKVLTTPLEISSNLRQLQESHDPLIITFHERSQRFQSYLIKVDRDSASIALDEMIPRDGERFLQAGEPFRVEGFHDGVRIAWECTGTLNIEESDGDRFYTGELPTEVVYHQRRNAFRAALKLTDLVSVELGGEKLKAPINGKLLDISATGCKLRFEGDITDRLQLGQVYDRLIAPPLFGNQPTSVELRYLHFEEKLNITFAGLRFHNISGQAARNVERFVYQLQREARRFDKDDM; encoded by the coding sequence GTGTCCAACGCCCTCAGCGCGGATGATGCTCCGCAGCCCCCTAAGGTGCTTACCACGCCACTGGAAATCTCCAGCAACCTGCGCCAGCTGCAAGAAAGCCACGATCCGCTGATCATCACCTTTCATGAGCGCAGCCAGCGCTTCCAGAGTTACCTGATCAAAGTCGACCGCGACAGCGCTTCGATCGCACTGGACGAGATGATTCCGCGTGACGGCGAACGCTTTTTGCAGGCCGGTGAGCCGTTCAGGGTCGAAGGTTTTCATGACGGTGTGCGCATTGCCTGGGAATGCACCGGCACGCTGAATATCGAAGAGTCCGACGGTGACCGTTTCTACACCGGCGAGCTGCCGACTGAAGTGGTTTACCACCAGCGCCGCAATGCCTTCCGCGCCGCGCTGAAACTGACCGATCTGGTCAGCGTTGAACTGGGCGGCGAAAAGCTCAAGGCGCCGATCAACGGCAAACTGCTGGATATCTCCGCAACCGGCTGCAAGCTGCGTTTCGAAGGCGATATCACTGATCGTCTGCAATTGGGTCAGGTCTATGACCGTTTGATCGCCCCGCCGCTGTTCGGCAACCAGCCGACCTCCGTCGAACTGCGCTATCTGCACTTCGAAGAAAAACTCAACATTACCTTTGCCGGCCTGCGCTTCCACAACATCAGTGGTCAGGCAGCACGCAACGTTGAGCGTTTCGTGTATCAGTTGCAACGTGAAGCACGCCGTTTCGATAAAGACGATATGTGA
- the flgB gene encoding flagellar basal body rod protein FlgB, producing the protein MSISFDKALGIHEKALGFRAQRAEVLANNIANADTPNYKARDLDFSKVLEAQTQKNANGTIALNMTNSRHIEAEGLGNGDESLMYRTPMQPSIDQNTVDAQLEQSNYAENAVGFQASFTLLNSKFKGLVSALRGE; encoded by the coding sequence ATGAGCATCAGCTTCGATAAAGCGCTCGGCATTCACGAAAAGGCATTGGGCTTCCGCGCCCAGCGTGCCGAAGTGCTGGCCAACAACATCGCCAACGCCGACACCCCGAACTACAAGGCGCGGGATCTGGACTTCTCCAAAGTGCTTGAAGCACAGACCCAGAAAAACGCCAACGGCACCATCGCCCTGAACATGACCAACAGCCGTCACATCGAAGCTGAAGGCCTGGGCAACGGCGACGAATCGCTGATGTATCGCACGCCGATGCAACCTTCGATCGACCAGAACACCGTGGACGCCCAACTGGAACAGTCGAACTACGCGGAAAACGCCGTCGGCTTCCAGGCCAGCTTCACCCTGCTCAACAGCAAATTCAAAGGGCTGGTATCAGCCCTGCGCGGAGAGTAA
- the cheR gene encoding protein-glutamate O-methyltransferase CheR, with the protein MSTGNLDFEQFRVFLEKACGILLGENKQYLVSSRLNKLMEQQGIKSLGELVQRIQTQPRSGLREQVVDAMTTNETLWFRDTYPFEVLKNKVLPEAIKASPNQRLRIWSAACSSGQEPYSLSMSIDEFERSNLGQLKMGVQIVATDLSGLMLTNCKTGEYDSLAIGRGLSPERLQRYFDPKGPGRWVIKAPIKNRVEFRSFNLLDSYAALGKFDIVFCRNVLIYFSAEVKKDILLRIHSTLKPGGYLFLGASEALNGLPDHYQMVQCSPGIIYQAK; encoded by the coding sequence TTGTCTACGGGTAATTTGGATTTCGAACAGTTCCGGGTCTTCCTGGAAAAAGCCTGTGGCATTTTGCTCGGTGAAAACAAGCAGTACCTGGTCTCGAGCCGTCTCAACAAACTGATGGAGCAGCAAGGCATCAAATCCCTGGGTGAGCTGGTTCAGCGCATCCAGACCCAGCCGCGCAGCGGTTTGCGCGAGCAGGTGGTCGATGCCATGACGACCAACGAAACCCTGTGGTTTCGTGACACCTATCCGTTTGAAGTCTTGAAGAACAAGGTGCTGCCTGAAGCGATCAAGGCCAGCCCCAACCAGCGCCTGCGGATCTGGTCAGCGGCGTGCTCGTCGGGCCAGGAACCGTACTCGCTGTCGATGTCGATCGACGAGTTCGAGCGCAGCAACCTTGGCCAGTTGAAGATGGGTGTGCAGATCGTTGCCACCGATCTGTCCGGCCTTATGCTGACCAACTGCAAAACCGGCGAGTACGACAGCCTGGCCATCGGTCGCGGTTTGTCGCCGGAACGTCTGCAGCGTTACTTCGACCCGAAAGGGCCGGGGCGCTGGGTGATCAAGGCGCCGATCAAGAACCGCGTGGAGTTCCGCTCGTTCAACCTGCTCGACAGCTATGCCGCGCTGGGCAAGTTCGACATCGTGTTCTGCCGCAACGTGTTGATCTACTTCTCTGCCGAAGTGAAGAAAGACATCCTGTTGCGCATTCACAGCACCTTGAAGCCGGGCGGTTATCTGTTCCTTGGCGCGTCCGAAGCGCTGAACGGTTTGCCGGACCATTACCAGATGGTGCAGTGCAGCCCGGGGATCATTTACCAGGCGAAGTGA
- a CDS encoding flagellar protein FlgN — translation MHDTNLLQLINDDFAPAQQLLELLQTESLALHGRDMPLLEEILAHKQALIILLEQHGRKRSEILASLNLPTDRAGLEQLAGQSSIGDQLLSQGDALTDLIAQCQAANVKNGQSIQIQQAATANQLKILTGGEAPALYNASGTFAKPATPRPLSQA, via the coding sequence ATGCACGACACTAATTTATTGCAATTGATCAACGACGACTTTGCTCCAGCTCAACAATTGCTGGAGTTGCTGCAAACCGAATCCCTCGCGTTGCACGGTCGCGACATGCCACTGCTGGAAGAAATTCTGGCGCACAAACAGGCATTGATCATTCTGCTTGAACAGCATGGCCGCAAGCGCAGTGAAATCCTCGCCAGCCTCAACCTGCCGACTGATCGTGCAGGTCTTGAGCAACTGGCTGGCCAGTCGAGCATTGGCGATCAGTTGCTGAGCCAGGGCGATGCCCTGACCGATCTGATCGCTCAATGCCAGGCGGCCAACGTCAAAAATGGCCAGTCGATCCAGATCCAGCAGGCCGCCACGGCCAATCAGCTGAAGATCCTCACCGGTGGTGAGGCGCCGGCGCTGTATAACGCCAGCGGAACGTTTGCCAAGCCCGCCACACCGCGTCCGCTCAGCCAGGCATGA
- a CDS encoding MFS transporter produces the protein MRQIWKSFRALYFASLMMLIGSGLLSTYLALRLAADNVDGLWVGALMAANYFGLVLGGKIGHRLIARVGHIRAYSACAGIVGAAVLGHGLVDWLPAWLVLRTIVGLGMMCQYMVIESWLNEQADANQRGLVFSGYMIASYLGLVLGQLILVMHPGLGLELLMLVALCFALCLVPVTLTRRIHPAPLHPAPMEPRFFIKRVPQSLSTVLGAGLIIGSFYGLAPLYASQQGLSTEQVGLFMGSCIFAGLLVQWPLGWLSDRYDRALLIRCFAGFLAVAALPLAVLPQVPLEVLFGVGFLCSLVQFCLYPLAVAFSNDHVEGDRRVSLTAMLLVTYGVGASIGPLLAGVLMKLFGSQSLYAFFSFFALVLVWRIRPKAVTNLHQVDDAPLHHVAMPDSMSSSPLVAALDPRVDEQVVQEQMVQDPVQTPANPEPEPATQSEPGAEVEPDTDNPAPDLSGGRP, from the coding sequence ATGCGCCAAATCTGGAAATCCTTTCGAGCGCTGTATTTCGCCTCGCTGATGATGTTGATCGGCTCTGGCCTTTTATCCACTTATCTGGCCTTGCGTCTGGCCGCTGACAACGTCGACGGTCTCTGGGTCGGTGCGCTGATGGCAGCCAACTATTTCGGCCTGGTGCTGGGCGGCAAGATCGGTCACCGGCTGATCGCCCGGGTCGGGCATATCCGTGCTTATTCGGCGTGTGCCGGGATTGTCGGTGCGGCCGTGCTGGGCCATGGTCTGGTCGATTGGCTGCCGGCATGGCTGGTGCTGCGGACCATCGTCGGTCTGGGCATGATGTGCCAATACATGGTGATCGAGAGCTGGCTCAACGAGCAGGCGGACGCCAATCAGCGAGGTCTGGTGTTCAGCGGTTACATGATCGCTTCGTACCTGGGCCTGGTGCTCGGCCAACTGATTCTGGTCATGCACCCCGGGCTGGGACTGGAACTGCTGATGCTGGTCGCGCTGTGCTTTGCGCTGTGTCTGGTGCCTGTGACGTTGACTCGACGGATTCACCCGGCGCCCTTGCATCCGGCACCGATGGAACCGCGCTTCTTTATCAAGCGGGTCCCGCAGTCGCTGAGTACGGTACTGGGTGCCGGTTTGATCATCGGTTCGTTCTATGGTCTGGCGCCGCTGTATGCCTCGCAACAAGGCTTGTCGACCGAGCAGGTCGGTCTGTTCATGGGTAGCTGCATCTTTGCCGGGTTGCTGGTGCAGTGGCCGCTGGGCTGGTTGTCCGATCGTTACGACCGGGCGCTGCTGATTCGCTGCTTTGCCGGGTTCCTGGCGGTAGCGGCGTTACCGTTGGCGGTGCTGCCGCAAGTGCCGCTGGAGGTGTTGTTCGGAGTTGGTTTTCTCTGTTCGCTGGTGCAGTTCTGTCTGTATCCGCTGGCGGTGGCGTTCTCCAATGACCACGTCGAGGGTGATCGCCGGGTTTCGCTGACGGCTATGCTGTTGGTGACCTACGGGGTCGGCGCGAGCATCGGGCCGTTGCTCGCGGGTGTGCTGATGAAGCTGTTCGGCAGTCAGAGCCTGTATGCGTTCTTCAGCTTCTTCGCGCTGGTGCTGGTGTGGCGGATCCGGCCGAAAGCCGTGACCAATCTGCATCAGGTCGACGACGCACCGCTCCACCACGTGGCCATGCCCGACAGCATGTCCAGTTCGCCGCTGGTGGCAGCCCTCGATCCTCGGGTAGACGAGCAGGTGGTGCAGGAGCAGATGGTCCAGGACCCTGTGCAAACGCCGGCCAATCCCGAGCCTGAACCTGCTACTCAGTCAGAGCCTGGGGCAGAAGTCGAACCGGATACCGATAATCCCGCGCCGGATCTCAGCGGCGGCAGACCCTGA
- the flgC gene encoding flagellar basal body rod protein FlgC: protein MSLSSVFNIAGSGMSAQTTRLNTVASNIANAETVSSSIDQTYRARHPVFATMFQGGQNSGSNSLFQSQDAAGQGVQVLGVVEDQSNLEARYEPNHPAADAKGYVYYPNVNVVEEMADMISASRSFQTNAEMMNTAKTMMQKVLTLGQ, encoded by the coding sequence ATGTCCCTGTCCAGCGTTTTCAACATTGCCGGCAGCGGCATGAGCGCACAGACCACGCGTTTGAACACCGTGGCCTCGAACATCGCCAACGCCGAAACCGTCTCGTCGAGCATCGACCAGACCTATCGCGCCCGTCACCCGGTGTTCGCCACCATGTTCCAGGGCGGCCAGAACAGCGGCAGCAACTCGCTGTTCCAGAGCCAGGACGCGGCCGGTCAGGGCGTACAGGTGCTCGGTGTGGTCGAAGACCAGAGCAACCTCGAAGCGCGCTACGAGCCGAATCATCCGGCGGCTGATGCCAAAGGCTATGTCTACTACCCGAATGTCAACGTGGTGGAAGAAATGGCCGACATGATTTCCGCGAGCCGTTCGTTCCAGACCAACGCCGAAATGATGAACACCGCCAAAACCATGATGCAGAAAGTACTGACCCTCGGTCAGTAA
- the flgM gene encoding flagellar biosynthesis anti-sigma factor FlgM, which yields MVIDFSRLNSSSSLTGSTRTSNAKETAETGTSAPLNTQAEPASTAKSGESVHLSNEAQQLQKVTDKLRDQPAVDKARVAELKAAIADGSYKVDSNRVASKLLNFEAQR from the coding sequence ATGGTCATCGATTTCAGCCGTTTGAACAGCTCCTCGTCACTTACGGGCAGTACACGTACCAGCAACGCCAAGGAAACCGCCGAAACCGGCACCTCCGCGCCGCTGAATACCCAGGCCGAACCGGCCAGTACCGCAAAAAGCGGGGAATCGGTACACCTCAGCAATGAGGCTCAACAGTTGCAGAAGGTCACTGACAAGCTGCGCGATCAACCTGCTGTCGACAAAGCCCGTGTGGCCGAGTTGAAAGCCGCGATTGCCGATGGCAGCTATAAAGTCGACAGCAACCGTGTAGCCAGCAAACTGCTCAACTTCGAAGCCCAGCGCTAG
- the flgD gene encoding flagellar hook assembly protein FlgD, with protein MSVTDTTSTPSLKDVLANSSKTSSTTTGGIASATNSATGGQALGKDAFLQLLVTQLKNQNPLDPQDNSAFVAQLAQFSSLEGITTLNSTVSGLAGNYNSSQALQASSLVGRNVIVQTNTAQLDDPSKGLTGSVNLSTSIAEGTVTITDSSGKAVRTIDLGSRAAGSASFTWDGKDTSGTLVPTGTYTFKASAPINGTATDLATYLPATVNSVTISQTGGELMLNLAGKGSVALSKVQTIGI; from the coding sequence ATGAGTGTTACCGATACCACCAGCACCCCTAGTCTGAAAGACGTACTGGCTAACTCGTCGAAGACCAGCAGCACGACGACGGGCGGCATCGCTTCGGCGACCAACAGTGCCACCGGCGGTCAAGCGCTGGGCAAGGACGCGTTCCTGCAATTGCTGGTTACCCAGCTGAAAAACCAGAACCCGCTCGACCCGCAGGACAACAGCGCATTCGTTGCGCAGTTGGCGCAGTTCAGCAGCCTCGAAGGCATCACCACGCTCAACAGCACCGTGAGCGGCCTGGCCGGCAACTACAACTCGTCGCAAGCGCTGCAGGCTTCGTCGCTGGTCGGTCGCAACGTCATCGTGCAGACCAACACCGCGCAGCTCGACGACCCGAGCAAAGGCCTGACCGGTTCGGTGAACCTGTCGACGTCCATTGCTGAAGGTACCGTGACCATCACCGACAGCAGCGGCAAGGCGGTTCGCACCATCGATCTGGGCAGTCGCGCCGCTGGCAGTGCCAGCTTCACCTGGGACGGCAAGGACACGTCCGGCACCCTCGTGCCGACCGGTACCTACACCTTCAAGGCGAGCGCACCGATCAACGGCACCGCGACCGATCTGGCGACTTACCTGCCGGCAACGGTCAACAGCGTGACGATCAGCCAGACCGGCGGTGAGCTGATGCTCAACCTCGCTGGCAAGGGCTCCGTTGCCCTGTCCAAAGTACAAACCATTGGTATATAG